The proteins below are encoded in one region of Pseudomonas putida S13.1.2:
- a CDS encoding HBL/NHE enterotoxin family protein translates to MDALKKQFFPFSLNPLSNVVSITALGSVPAALKASNDLPIDQQLADAFNANNDVMAYVLGITNTQLPTIAPAPSWYSTFQTAFSNAQIHANDWYRISANLVSIPNAIAGYGISFNVSMATINSLVAVLQTDPTNQAAINALKNQFTDLISHIQLFSQSAVTVHNDITGFTNNLIQDSKILSNAVSDSTKQQDVNREQVAEYQALIEAMRKQVKTWQVVETAAAIGAGVAFFAGAVIAIFTFGFGIAFGIVGAAAGIATMVAAEIKIKTLRSQIEATTSRMNAVTQQSASLAALNDQLNKLIELSQAAGTLIGLLLQVWEELEGELNTVLTDLNNCKGNVNSLDLPELQQNLNLANQDWQTLVGLCNSIASIKYNQASPDKAVIQ, encoded by the coding sequence ATGGATGCACTGAAGAAGCAGTTTTTCCCGTTCAGCCTGAACCCACTCTCAAACGTCGTGAGCATCACTGCGCTGGGTAGCGTCCCTGCTGCGCTGAAGGCGTCCAATGACTTGCCAATTGATCAGCAGCTAGCCGACGCGTTCAATGCCAATAACGATGTGATGGCCTACGTGTTGGGCATTACCAACACGCAACTGCCGACCATTGCGCCAGCCCCGTCTTGGTACAGTACCTTCCAGACCGCTTTCAGCAACGCTCAGATCCACGCCAATGACTGGTATCGCATTTCCGCGAACCTGGTCAGTATTCCCAACGCTATTGCGGGCTACGGCATTTCCTTCAACGTCAGCATGGCGACAATCAATTCACTGGTCGCCGTGCTTCAGACGGACCCGACCAACCAGGCGGCCATCAACGCCCTGAAAAATCAATTCACGGATCTGATTTCGCATATTCAGCTATTTAGCCAGAGTGCTGTAACGGTGCACAATGACATCACTGGCTTTACCAACAACCTCATCCAGGACAGCAAGATCCTTTCCAATGCGGTGAGTGACTCTACCAAGCAGCAGGATGTAAACCGTGAACAGGTTGCCGAATATCAGGCGCTGATTGAGGCAATGCGCAAGCAGGTCAAGACCTGGCAAGTGGTGGAAACCGCTGCAGCCATTGGTGCCGGCGTTGCGTTCTTCGCAGGCGCCGTGATCGCAATCTTCACCTTCGGCTTCGGGATCGCCTTCGGCATCGTCGGAGCCGCTGCCGGGATCGCGACCATGGTGGCCGCCGAAATCAAGATCAAGACGTTGCGCAGTCAGATTGAAGCCACCACATCGCGGATGAATGCCGTTACCCAGCAATCCGCCAGCTTGGCTGCATTGAACGACCAGCTCAACAAGTTGATCGAACTGTCGCAGGCAGCAGGTACCTTGATTGGCCTGTTACTGCAGGTCTGGGAAGAGCTGGAGGGTGAGCTGAACACTGTTCTGACCGACCTCAACAACTGCAAAGGCAACGTTAACAGCCTTGACCTGCCAGAGCTTCAGCAGAATCTGAATCTGGCGAATCAGGACTGGCAGACGCTGGTTGGCCTCTGCAACAGTATCGCGTCGATCAAGTACAACCAGGCCTCGCCTGATAAGGCCGTGATTCAGTAA
- a CDS encoding c-type cytochrome, which produces MRKTLLIAATAFMIASAQAGQEPEAVFAKTCAMCHNGQLPNAPKKGDVAAWQPRLAQGQDVLLKNVVNGLSVMPPRGLCSDCSDEDLAATIGWMSR; this is translated from the coding sequence ATGAGAAAAACACTGCTGATTGCCGCTACAGCCTTCATGATTGCTTCTGCCCAGGCAGGCCAAGAGCCTGAGGCCGTATTCGCGAAAACCTGTGCCATGTGCCACAACGGTCAACTCCCCAACGCGCCTAAGAAAGGTGATGTCGCTGCATGGCAACCACGCCTTGCTCAAGGGCAAGACGTACTGCTCAAAAACGTAGTGAATGGATTGAGTGTCATGCCACCACGTGGACTCTGCAGTGACTGTAGCGACGAAGACCTCGCGGCTACGATAGGCTGGATGTCCCGCTGA
- a CDS encoding UxaA family hydrolase, translating to MQLITTTGSASAANAVIRLNPLDDVLVARQPLTEGLLLDEGIVVREPIPAGHKVAAHALSAGQPLRRYGQIIGFASQAIAAGEHVHVHNLAMGEFARDYAFGVDAKGQQAPNDDTFMGIVRADGRVATRNYIGILTSVNCSATVARAIADHFRRDIHPEALAPYPNVDGVVALTHGVGCAVDPGGEALAMLRRTLGGYAVHANFASVLLIGLGCETNQIPDLLAAQGLQSSHALRTFTIQGSGGTSKTIASGIAQVKSLLAEANQVERQPVSVRHLTVGLQCGGSDGYSGITANPALGNAVDRLVAAGGTAILSETPEIYGAEHLLTRRAVSQQVGEKLIARIQWWEAYCQRMGAELNNNPSAGNKAGGLTTILEKSLGAVAKAGSSDLMDVYEYAEPVRAHGLVFMDTPGYDPISATGQVAGGANLIAFTTGRGSAYGCAPSPSIKLATNTRLWETQEEDMDVNCGGIADGSMTIEERGEHIYRMMLSIASGERSKSEQHGYGQNEFVPWQIGAIT from the coding sequence ATGCAACTCATTACAACAACAGGCAGTGCAAGCGCTGCCAACGCCGTGATCCGACTCAACCCACTGGACGATGTGCTGGTGGCACGCCAGCCGCTGACCGAAGGCCTGCTGCTGGACGAGGGCATCGTGGTGCGCGAGCCGATCCCGGCGGGCCACAAGGTGGCTGCCCACGCGCTGAGCGCGGGCCAGCCGCTGCGCCGCTATGGGCAGATCATCGGTTTCGCGAGCCAGGCGATCGCCGCAGGCGAACATGTGCACGTGCACAACCTGGCGATGGGCGAATTTGCCCGCGACTACGCCTTCGGCGTCGATGCCAAAGGCCAGCAGGCGCCCAACGACGATACCTTCATGGGTATCGTGCGCGCCGATGGCCGGGTAGCCACGCGCAACTACATCGGCATCCTCACCTCGGTGAACTGCTCGGCCACGGTGGCACGGGCGATCGCTGACCACTTTCGCCGCGACATCCACCCCGAGGCGTTGGCGCCCTACCCCAACGTCGATGGCGTGGTCGCCCTGACCCACGGCGTCGGTTGCGCGGTCGACCCCGGTGGCGAGGCGCTGGCGATGCTGCGCCGCACCCTCGGCGGCTATGCGGTGCATGCCAACTTCGCTTCAGTACTGTTGATTGGCCTGGGCTGCGAGACCAACCAGATCCCCGACCTGCTGGCGGCCCAGGGCCTGCAGAGCAGCCACGCACTGCGCACGTTCACCATCCAGGGCAGCGGCGGCACGTCGAAGACCATTGCCAGCGGCATCGCCCAGGTGAAGTCGCTGCTGGCCGAAGCCAACCAGGTCGAACGCCAGCCGGTCAGCGTCCGCCACCTCACGGTGGGCCTGCAGTGCGGGGGCTCGGACGGCTATTCGGGGATCACCGCCAACCCGGCGCTGGGCAATGCGGTCGACCGCCTGGTGGCCGCTGGCGGCACCGCAATCCTCTCGGAAACCCCGGAGATCTACGGCGCCGAACACCTGTTGACGCGCCGCGCGGTCAGCCAGCAGGTGGGCGAGAAGCTGATCGCCCGCATCCAGTGGTGGGAAGCCTACTGCCAGCGGATGGGCGCCGAGCTGAACAACAACCCCTCGGCGGGCAACAAGGCCGGCGGCCTCACCACCATTCTTGAAAAGTCCCTGGGTGCCGTGGCCAAGGCCGGTTCCAGTGACCTGATGGATGTTTACGAGTACGCCGAACCGGTGCGCGCCCACGGCCTGGTGTTCATGGACACGCCCGGCTACGACCCGATCTCCGCCACGGGCCAGGTCGCCGGCGGCGCTAACCTCATCGCCTTTACCACCGGCCGCGGCTCGGCCTACGGCTGCGCACCCTCGCCGTCGATCAAGCTGGCGACCAACACACGCCTTTGGGAAACCCAGGAAGAGGACATGGACGTCAACTGCGGCGGCATTGCCGACGGCAGCATGACCATCGAAGAGCGTGGCGAACACATCTACCGGATGATGCTGAGCATCGCCTCGGGCGAGCGCAGCAAGAGCGAACAGCATGGCTACGGCCAGAACGAGTTCGTGCCGTGGCAGATCGGCGCCATCACCTGA
- the gloB gene encoding hydroxyacylglutathione hydrolase produces MTTIADNRLEICALTAFTDNYIWLLLDHSNQACAVVDPGDAGPVQAWLAKHPGWALTDVLITHHHSDHVGGVEKLKSAFDLRVHGPANEPIPVRDRPLKDGDSIQILGRTIKVIGVPGHTCGHLAYHLVDEDVLFSGDTLFSAGCGRLFEGTPLQMLTSLERLAVLPEQTRVYCAHEYTLSNLRFALAVDPGNQQIAERLAEVSEIRNRGQCTLPTRISVERAINPFLRVREAKIVEVVQRQAGLSITTAEECFAAMRQWKDIF; encoded by the coding sequence ATGACTACCATCGCCGACAACCGCCTGGAGATTTGCGCACTCACGGCGTTTACCGACAACTACATCTGGCTTCTGCTCGATCACTCAAACCAGGCCTGTGCGGTTGTAGATCCAGGTGATGCCGGGCCGGTTCAAGCCTGGTTGGCTAAGCATCCCGGCTGGGCGCTCACCGATGTGCTGATCACTCACCATCACAGCGACCATGTGGGCGGTGTCGAGAAACTGAAGTCTGCATTCGATCTCCGCGTGCATGGCCCTGCAAACGAGCCGATCCCTGTCAGGGATCGGCCACTGAAGGACGGTGATTCAATCCAGATACTGGGGCGAACCATCAAGGTGATCGGGGTGCCTGGCCATACTTGCGGGCACCTGGCCTACCACTTGGTTGATGAGGATGTGCTGTTTAGCGGGGACACGCTGTTCAGCGCCGGCTGTGGGCGCCTGTTCGAGGGTACGCCGCTGCAGATGCTGACGTCGCTCGAACGCCTCGCCGTGCTCCCAGAGCAGACGCGGGTGTACTGCGCACACGAGTACACCCTCTCCAACCTGCGTTTTGCTTTGGCTGTCGACCCAGGCAATCAGCAAATCGCCGAGCGCTTGGCTGAGGTCAGCGAAATCCGCAACCGCGGGCAGTGCACCTTACCTACCCGCATTAGCGTTGAACGCGCAATTAACCCGTTCCTGCGTGTGCGAGAAGCGAAGATCGTTGAGGTTGTCCAACGCCAAGCGGGCCTGTCCATCACAACCGCCGAAGAATGCTTTGCAGCCATGCGCCAGTGGAAAGACATTTTTTGA
- a CDS encoding LysR family transcriptional regulator: MLPSLSSMASRLRLRQLRLLISLDELGSIHKAAEAMSITQPGATKALNEIESTLGAVLFERTSKGLEANDLGRCVVRYARLIGNDLAHLREEMLGILQGHGGRLSVGTIMGAVPIMVEGLARLRENQPDLSVSVVEDTSDRLLNLLDQGRVDVVICRTSVSPRPTAYESRVKHQEQLVLVANPAHPLAACAALTLEQLAQSRWVVFPVNMPMRLTLEREFREAGLSFPQYPIETSSTFTTLSMLMQDRDLLAVMPWDVARMALDHGMLVRLPLQLKSRSEPYEVVTRVGVELSKPAQVLVDILMD, encoded by the coding sequence ATGCTGCCATCATTAAGCTCCATGGCTTCGCGCCTTCGTTTACGCCAACTGCGCCTGTTGATCAGCCTTGACGAACTGGGCTCGATACACAAAGCCGCAGAGGCGATGTCGATCACCCAGCCTGGTGCCACCAAGGCGCTTAATGAAATTGAGTCTACCCTTGGCGCAGTACTGTTCGAGCGGACCAGCAAAGGGCTCGAAGCCAATGACCTGGGCCGCTGCGTGGTGCGTTATGCGCGGTTGATTGGCAATGACCTTGCGCATCTGCGTGAAGAGATGCTGGGCATTCTCCAAGGACATGGGGGACGTTTGTCGGTGGGCACCATCATGGGCGCCGTGCCGATCATGGTGGAAGGCCTGGCGCGTTTGCGCGAGAACCAACCGGACTTATCGGTATCAGTGGTAGAGGACACCAGTGATCGCTTGCTCAACCTGCTCGACCAAGGGCGTGTGGATGTGGTCATTTGCCGAACCAGCGTCAGCCCAAGGCCTACAGCCTATGAAAGCCGGGTTAAACATCAGGAGCAGTTGGTGCTGGTGGCAAACCCGGCGCATCCGCTGGCAGCCTGCGCAGCGTTGACCCTTGAGCAACTGGCGCAATCGCGCTGGGTGGTGTTCCCGGTAAACATGCCCATGCGTCTTACCCTTGAGCGTGAGTTTCGCGAGGCCGGCTTGAGCTTCCCGCAATACCCCATTGAAACCTCGTCGACTTTCACGACGCTGTCCATGCTCATGCAAGATCGCGATCTGCTTGCGGTGATGCCGTGGGATGTCGCCAGGATGGCCCTGGACCACGGCATGCTGGTGCGTCTGCCGCTGCAACTCAAGTCGCGCAGCGAGCCCTACGAGGTGGTGACTCGGGTTGGTGTCGAGCTGAGTAAGCCTGCGCAGGTGCTGGTAGACATTCTGATGGACTAA
- a CDS encoding MFS transporter codes for MNNSPFPPAPAPALATANTDSAKPTTVRWRIFLILLLLAAINYIDRASLSVALPLISAEFELTPALEGLILSAFFWSYALMQIPAGVLLDRFQVRNIIGVATIGWGAFQALGGFAHNWITLLVTRIGLGVAESPIMPAGAKLNGAWLTPNERGRGATLVDGGAPLGTAFGAIIIAGLITWFDSWRIAFIVAGVGTVAAGIWAWWYIRNHPSEHPQVNAAELAYITQANDAASKANGNRKAVLKELLKSRSVLCMFAGYACYNSVFYGLLTWMPSYLHQAHNLDIKAMGGATFLIFMCGFIGELIGGWISDKWKAKGGQPNTVMRSMFAGSAAVAALCILLVAYTPDAGLVIALLCVALFFIRWCGMYWCLPAILGGKSKAGVLGGSMNFCGNMVGVLVPILIGLIVQFTGSYFLALIFFVVMAFGLMLFSGLIDYRERGLA; via the coding sequence ATGAACAACAGCCCTTTCCCTCCGGCCCCCGCGCCCGCCCTGGCGACTGCCAACACCGACAGCGCCAAGCCAACCACCGTGCGCTGGCGCATCTTCCTGATCCTGCTGCTACTGGCCGCGATCAACTACATCGACCGCGCTTCGCTGTCCGTGGCGCTGCCGTTGATTTCCGCCGAGTTTGAACTCACCCCGGCGCTCGAAGGCTTGATCCTGAGTGCGTTCTTCTGGTCATACGCCTTGATGCAGATTCCTGCCGGGGTGCTACTCGACCGCTTCCAGGTGCGCAATATCATTGGCGTTGCGACCATCGGCTGGGGTGCCTTCCAGGCCTTGGGCGGTTTTGCTCACAACTGGATCACCTTGCTGGTCACGCGCATTGGCCTGGGCGTGGCAGAATCGCCGATCATGCCCGCCGGCGCAAAGCTCAATGGTGCCTGGCTGACGCCTAACGAGCGTGGCCGCGGTGCCACGCTGGTCGACGGCGGCGCGCCGCTGGGCACCGCATTCGGCGCAATTATCATCGCGGGCCTGATCACCTGGTTCGATTCTTGGCGCATCGCCTTTATCGTCGCCGGGGTCGGCACGGTGGCCGCCGGTATCTGGGCCTGGTGGTACATCCGCAACCACCCCAGCGAGCACCCGCAAGTCAACGCCGCTGAACTGGCTTACATCACCCAGGCCAACGACGCCGCGAGCAAGGCCAACGGCAACCGCAAGGCAGTGCTCAAGGAATTGCTCAAGAGCCGCTCGGTACTGTGCATGTTTGCTGGCTATGCCTGCTACAACAGCGTGTTCTACGGGCTGCTGACCTGGATGCCCAGCTACCTTCACCAGGCACACAACCTGGATATCAAGGCAATGGGTGGTGCGACTTTCCTGATCTTCATGTGTGGCTTCATTGGTGAACTGATTGGCGGCTGGATCTCCGACAAGTGGAAAGCAAAAGGTGGCCAGCCGAATACCGTCATGCGCAGCATGTTCGCCGGCTCCGCCGCAGTCGCCGCCCTGTGCATCCTGCTGGTGGCCTACACCCCGGATGCCGGCCTGGTCATCGCCCTGCTCTGCGTGGCGCTGTTCTTCATCCGGTGGTGCGGCATGTACTGGTGCCTGCCGGCGATCCTGGGTGGCAAGTCCAAAGCTGGCGTGCTAGGCGGCAGCATGAACTTCTGCGGCAACATGGTGGGCGTGCTGGTGCCGATCCTCATTGGCCTGATCGTGCAGTTCACCGGTTCCTATTTCCTGGCCCTGATCTTCTTCGTGGTCATGGCCTTCGGCCTGATGCTCTTCTCTGGCCTGATCGACTACCGCGAGCGCGGGCTGGCCTGA
- a CDS encoding MFS transporter: MKTTEPSVADSQMSKKAVTAATIGTALEWFDFTLYGAVSATVLPKLFFPAMEPTSGLLASLATFGVGLAARPLGAITCGYLGDKLGRRNLMLATVTLMGVASVLMGLLPTYAQVGIWAPIMLVILRILQGFALGGESTGAQLMALEHARPDRRGRYSGFLGLCSPLSQILANGALLGLAGFLSAEQFESFGWRIPFLFSFVLVVVAIFIRLKVSETPAFVALKQDETPHVGSPLKDVLRIHSRTILRLMFFFCSPAALFYLIVIFTLSYLVKQLGMPQSMGFMSLMVANVCAIFGALAGGYLSDRWGRKKALAFGSCMTLGILLVYFPMLNTQQPAMIMAAMGLFLGFTQFQSGIQPVAFAEAFPTNVRYTGSALAYTGANLLIGGPMPILAVWLMSQTGNSPWLLVAICAAINLVSLAMILIGPETLGVDLSKSETAENVTFSNSPQYLK; this comes from the coding sequence ATGAAAACTACAGAGCCCTCTGTTGCAGACAGTCAGATGTCAAAAAAGGCGGTGACCGCCGCCACCATTGGTACAGCGTTGGAGTGGTTCGATTTCACCCTGTACGGTGCTGTTTCCGCGACCGTGCTACCGAAACTGTTCTTTCCCGCAATGGAGCCGACTTCAGGGCTGCTCGCTTCCTTGGCGACCTTCGGCGTAGGTCTGGCAGCGCGGCCATTAGGGGCGATCACATGTGGTTACCTCGGTGACAAACTCGGGCGGCGCAACCTCATGCTCGCGACTGTGACGCTGATGGGCGTGGCTTCGGTGTTGATGGGCCTGCTGCCGACCTACGCACAGGTGGGCATCTGGGCGCCCATCATGTTGGTGATTCTGCGAATCCTTCAGGGTTTTGCTTTGGGTGGGGAGTCCACGGGCGCCCAGCTGATGGCGTTGGAGCATGCACGGCCAGACCGACGTGGACGTTATTCTGGGTTTCTGGGCCTTTGTTCACCACTGAGCCAAATCTTGGCAAACGGCGCGTTGTTAGGGCTGGCGGGATTCCTGAGCGCAGAACAATTTGAGTCTTTCGGTTGGCGGATTCCCTTCCTCTTTAGCTTCGTGCTCGTGGTGGTGGCGATCTTCATTCGGCTCAAGGTCAGCGAGACACCAGCCTTTGTCGCTTTGAAGCAGGACGAAACACCCCACGTTGGAAGCCCTTTGAAAGATGTGCTGAGGATCCATTCTCGGACCATCTTGCGCCTGATGTTCTTTTTCTGCTCACCCGCTGCTCTGTTTTACCTGATCGTGATTTTCACACTCAGCTACCTGGTCAAGCAACTCGGTATGCCGCAGTCCATGGGGTTCATGTCCCTGATGGTGGCTAACGTCTGCGCGATTTTTGGCGCGCTGGCTGGCGGGTACCTCAGTGATCGATGGGGACGCAAGAAAGCGCTCGCCTTCGGCTCATGCATGACCCTCGGGATTCTGCTGGTGTACTTCCCAATGCTGAACACGCAGCAACCCGCCATGATCATGGCCGCCATGGGACTGTTCCTTGGATTCACCCAGTTCCAGAGCGGGATCCAACCCGTTGCATTCGCCGAAGCATTCCCCACCAACGTGCGCTACACCGGCTCGGCCCTGGCCTATACCGGCGCCAACCTGCTGATTGGCGGCCCGATGCCTATCCTCGCCGTGTGGCTGATGAGTCAGACCGGCAATTCGCCATGGTTGCTCGTCGCGATATGCGCTGCGATCAACCTGGTGTCGCTTGCGATGATCCTGATAGGGCCAGAAACCCTCGGAGTCGATCTCAGCAAGTCCGAAACAGCAGAGAACGTAACCTTCAGCAACTCCCCTCAATACCTCAAGTGA
- a CDS encoding LysR family transcriptional regulator, translating to MELRHLRAFVCAATFQHFSKAAEQLEIAQPALSQLIKTLESELGVALFRRANRGVELTAAGAAFLPHAKDALYSSDLAVAAARRARRGEIGEITIGYHSALLEANLPQLMRHYFSAYPEVKVTLLDARIQAQFDLLLEGKIDIGFARIFKDHLPDRLRTHCFSLSRLVLLTPDNHALARDFNGDLASLRQEKFIFLEDPAGIGLTSHTLQLCRQYQLHPANIMYVPSLMSIPGLIAAGIGISILPETLTQLSMPGIRTLQLKQPDMQSELSLITRVDERSRAVMHFLEEAGNWLK from the coding sequence ATGGAGCTACGTCACCTACGTGCGTTTGTCTGCGCCGCAACGTTCCAGCATTTCAGCAAGGCCGCGGAGCAGCTTGAGATCGCCCAGCCGGCCCTGAGTCAGCTGATCAAAACCCTGGAGAGCGAATTGGGGGTAGCGCTGTTTCGACGTGCCAACCGCGGGGTAGAACTGACTGCTGCTGGCGCAGCGTTCCTACCCCACGCCAAGGATGCGCTCTATTCCAGTGACCTGGCGGTAGCCGCTGCTCGGCGGGCTAGGCGGGGGGAAATTGGAGAGATCACGATCGGTTACCACTCGGCGTTGCTCGAAGCTAACCTCCCTCAACTGATGCGGCATTACTTCAGCGCCTATCCCGAGGTTAAGGTAACGTTGCTGGATGCGCGGATTCAGGCCCAATTCGATTTATTGCTTGAAGGGAAAATCGATATCGGCTTTGCCCGTATCTTCAAAGACCATTTGCCCGACCGACTACGCACCCACTGTTTCAGCCTCTCCAGGTTGGTCCTTCTAACCCCGGACAACCATGCGCTGGCGCGGGATTTCAACGGCGATCTGGCATCCCTTCGGCAAGAGAAATTCATCTTCCTGGAAGACCCGGCGGGGATCGGCCTCACCTCGCACACCTTGCAATTATGCCGGCAGTACCAGCTGCATCCCGCCAACATCATGTACGTACCGTCGCTGATGAGTATTCCCGGCCTGATAGCCGCCGGCATCGGGATCAGCATCCTCCCGGAAACCCTTACGCAGCTGAGCATGCCAGGCATCCGTACACTTCAGCTGAAGCAGCCAGACATGCAGAGCGAATTGTCGCTCATTACACGCGTGGACGAGCGCTCGCGAGCTGTCATGCACTTTTTAGAAGAGGCGGGAAATTGGCTGAAATGA
- the araD1 gene encoding AraD1 family protein, translated as MRLIQFETVPAQRHVGVVEGDLIQVVRHTTHLRELALAAIRNQRSLAAEVLERGLDSTGQRYSDALNECRVLPPLDHEDPAHCLISGTGLTHLGSASTRDKMHQQKIDDGAALTDTARMFQWGIEGGRPPAGSAGAQPEWFYKGDGSIVVRPGQALQPPAFAEDAGEEPELAGLYVIGDDGLPYRLGFAIGNEFSDHVMERRSYLYLAHSKLRNCSFGPELRVGELPRHLQGTSRILRGDQVIWEKDFLSGEDNMCHSLENLEYHHFKYSQFLRPGDVHIHFFGTATLSFADQVKAVEGDVFEISLAEFGAPLRNGISETPAAISPGAVKTL; from the coding sequence ATGCGCCTGATCCAATTTGAAACCGTACCCGCCCAGCGCCATGTCGGCGTAGTGGAAGGCGACCTGATTCAGGTTGTGCGCCACACCACGCATCTGCGAGAACTGGCCCTCGCTGCCATCCGCAACCAGCGCAGTCTCGCCGCTGAAGTGCTCGAACGCGGTCTGGACAGCACCGGCCAGCGCTACAGCGATGCTTTGAACGAATGCCGGGTCCTTCCACCGCTCGACCACGAAGACCCGGCACACTGCCTGATCAGCGGAACCGGGCTCACGCACCTGGGCAGTGCCTCCACCCGCGACAAGATGCACCAACAAAAAATCGATGACGGGGCGGCGCTCACCGACACCGCGCGCATGTTCCAGTGGGGCATTGAAGGTGGCCGTCCCCCCGCAGGTAGCGCCGGCGCGCAGCCAGAGTGGTTCTACAAGGGCGATGGCTCGATCGTCGTCCGCCCAGGCCAAGCCTTGCAGCCCCCCGCCTTCGCCGAGGATGCTGGTGAAGAACCGGAACTGGCTGGCCTGTATGTGATCGGTGATGATGGCCTGCCTTACCGGCTGGGCTTCGCCATCGGCAACGAGTTTTCCGACCACGTGATGGAGCGCCGTAGCTACCTGTACCTGGCGCATTCCAAGCTGCGTAATTGCTCATTCGGCCCCGAACTGCGTGTCGGTGAGTTGCCACGCCATCTGCAGGGCACCAGCCGGATACTGCGCGGTGACCAGGTGATCTGGGAAAAGGATTTTCTCAGCGGTGAGGACAACATGTGCCACTCGTTGGAGAATCTCGAGTACCACCATTTCAAGTACAGCCAGTTTTTGCGCCCCGGTGATGTGCACATCCATTTCTTCGGTACTGCAACGCTGTCGTTTGCCGACCAGGTCAAGGCCGTTGAGGGCGATGTGTTCGAAATCAGCCTGGCGGAGTTCGGCGCCCCACTGCGAAACGGCATCAGCGAGACGCCTGCGGCCATCTCACCCGGCGCGGTGAAGACGCTCTGA
- the aroQ gene encoding type II 3-dehydroquinate dehydratase, with amino-acid sequence MSRAVYVLNGPNLNMLGRREPEIYGTTTLQQVQQSCEQLANELDLVCEFRQTNSEAVMVDWIQEAFDKNAAVIINPAGLSFNSIPVLDALKLIKAPLVEVHISNIHARDELHRHSIMSTVANGVIAGLGVEGYLLALRAVCTRLSERWPTSLAASASR; translated from the coding sequence ATGAGTCGCGCAGTTTATGTCCTGAATGGCCCCAACCTGAACATGTTGGGTCGCCGCGAGCCGGAAATTTACGGCACAACGACCCTGCAGCAGGTTCAGCAAAGCTGTGAGCAGCTTGCGAACGAGCTGGATCTGGTTTGCGAGTTTCGTCAAACGAACAGCGAAGCGGTGATGGTTGACTGGATCCAGGAGGCATTCGACAAGAACGCCGCAGTGATCATCAATCCGGCTGGCCTTTCGTTTAATTCAATCCCGGTGCTCGATGCGCTGAAATTGATCAAGGCGCCACTGGTGGAAGTCCACATTTCGAACATTCATGCCCGCGATGAGCTCCATCGACACTCGATCATGTCCACCGTGGCTAATGGCGTGATTGCAGGATTGGGGGTGGAGGGATATCTGCTGGCGCTTAGAGCAGTGTGTACACGGCTATCCGAACGATGGCCAACAAGCCTTGCTGCTTCGGCCTCGCGCTGA